The sequence TAAAAACGCGTCCATCTTATTCCCCCCTTTCTGTCGGGTTATAATTTGCAATCTTTTCTACACGGGTTGCTAGGAAAAATACAATAAACATATTTACCGCTAATGCAATTTTCCCCATCATAGAACCTGCTAAAAATCCATACGCCTCTTTTGACATCACCATAATGACAATCGGCATGGCGATAACTATTAAGCAGTTCTGTACAAAAGCACGTTGTGCTTGTGACAAACTAGAACGTAATCTTGCCAGGTATAGCTTTTGTTTTTCGAAATCTTCTGCAATATCTAGTAAGACTTGCACTGAATTCGCTCCACCTTCTCGGCTACATACTTCCAACATTTCGTGGAAGAAAACCAATTCTCTAAAGTTAAAGGTTTCATTAAACCCTCTAAATGAACGGTGCATTGTTGTTCCACCTTCTAATAAAAGAGAAACTTTTTCTATTTCTTCTTGAATACTTTCATGCATCATCGGTTTCACCTGAAGTAACACACGTTTTGCGTTATTACTAATTTGAAGTGCATTTGCTACAGCTTTCATATAGATAGATAGACGGTCTATGACAACCAAGTAGTAACGTTTTTTTCTTCGATAGAGAAGAAATCTTGGAACTAAAAACCCACATAAAGCGGAAATCAGTGTAAAAGGATCTCTCCCAAAGGAAAAATAGAATACTGCTGCAATACTCATGCCTGAAAGTGCCGTATATACCCAGTACATACTTTTCGACAGTTTCCACTCGTACTTTTGGGCTTCCTGGATAACGGATTGCGGAAGATACATCCTTATTCCTTTGATATTCCGTAATTCTAAGCGTCTTTCTTCTTTCTCATTTTCTTGTACAAATTGAGAAAGGGCAGAACCCTTAGATTTTGTCAAAAGTAAAACTAACAATAGTACACTCATGAATATGAGGAATATACATCCATAAGCTAACAAACTATGCATACTGCACCTCCTGTTGTGTAAGGAATGGTGCATAAAGTGCTGGATTTACAGTAGAAGAACGGAACTTCCTTTCCATATCAGCCGACATTGTCGCTGTAGCGATATGATCTCCATGAATCTTTTCTACTTTCTCATTCATTTCATCATATTCCTCACCTGTCGGAATAAATTGAGAAAGCTGATTGAACTGTATATCATCTTTATAATCCAATAATTCAATCATCTCTGTAATATAGCGATTCCCATCATCTTTCTTTTCTAAAAAGACAATCACATCAAACGTCTGTGAAATTAATTCATATAAATACTTAGCGTCAATGTTCGCACCACTTTGCAGGCACATGAGCATTAAACGTCTTACTGCTTCTTTCGCACTCCTTGCATGGACAGAAGTAAAACCAGGGTGTCCTGTTTGGAAGAAATTTAGCATTTTTAATGCTTCTTTCCCCCTTGATTCCCCTACAATTAATCTCTTTGGCCCTTGACGTAATGCATTCGTTAACAATCTATCAAAATCAATTGCATTCTCTTCTACTTCCGATGCCCTACACTGCATCGGAACAAAATGATGTTCTGGAAAGATACGATGCAAATATAATTCAGGGTTATCTTCTACTACGAGAGTACGTTCTTTCTTCTTCCCTTTCGGAATATGAGAAGCAAGATATTTCATAAACTCTGACTTCCCTGTGCCTGTTGCTCCCGCCACTAAAATATTCATTTTTGCTTTCACGGCTGCGGCCAAAAAGTCCAACATCTCTCTCGATGCTTGATTTGTAGATAACATCCGCTCTTCAGAGGCTCGAAGGTGATCCGCATTCTTACGAATTGTTATCGTTGTACCCAGTCCACCAAGCTCATCTAACGCAATATTGATACGTATATACGGAAATACACAATCTACATATGGCTTTGCTGTATTTAATGATTCTGAAGTACTGTTTACCATCTTGTAGGCTAAGGCTTTCACTTCTTCTTCCGTTTCAAATCGGTAAGGAAATGTACATTCTCCCTCCCCAATTCTTTCGTAAATAATCTCTTTTGTACCATTTATATAAATATCGGTTACATCTGGATCTTTTTTCAAAGGCTCTATAATACCAAATCCAACAATATCGTCACACACCATATTCAGTAATTGTTCAGAAGGTACATCTGAAATGACGACTTGATTACTTAATAAAAAGCTTTTGATGATTTGCTCTACAGCTGCTCTCTTCTCTTTATTCATAAAAGATTCGCTTAAGATATCACGATGTTCTTTTACTAAAAATGCACGAATTTCATCGGTTATATCTTTAATTTGTTGAGCTGTAGTTGTTCCTAACCTTTTAGCCGATTTGGAACGAATCATATAACCGAAGTGATATAAATCAACTCGATTTCGCTTTAAGGCGACTTGTTTTCCCTGTAAATAGCCCCACATACTACTTACCTCCCCTTTTAACTTCGTAAACCAAAGAAACCCTTTTTCATAGAGGATGTATGCTGGAATGGAATATCAAATCCAGCTGCTTCCATAATGTGATGGACCTTTTCATTAATTTGTGGAGAACCAAATTGCATCCCCCATTCATAACTCGTACGATCTCTATCATACGAAATTGCCACCGCAATTTTTTGAGAAGAAAGCTTTTCAATATCCTCTACATAATTCTCATCCGCCATATTTAATACATGAATCATGCGAGGTAATGTTAGCTTAGCTTCTTCTATCAGCTTTAATTCCTGCTTGATTGCTAACGCACCACGAGGGTTTCCATTTAGCACATGAACAACAAGATCTGATTGGTATAAGATTGGGTAACTCAGCACCTCGGATAATTCAGTTGGTACCGATAGAATGATGTAATCGTATTCTGTCTCTACAAGTGATACGATAAATGTTGTTACAAACAATTCTTTGTTTTGAATCTCAGGGAATTGAGCTGGGTTATAACCTGATGGAAATACTAGAAAATCCATCTTATCGTGCAATTTTTGTAACAGCTTTGGATTCAATTTTTTCTCTAGTAAATCTTGCTTTGTGCAAATGTACTGCAAGAGATTGTATTCATTTTCTTTCCTTACAAGCTCTAATATATTTTTGCTGTCATGGCTAAGACCTGTTCCAACTGCAAAACTCGGCCTTACTTGGTCTGCTTCTACATACAGCACCTTTTTCCCTAAATGAGCTAACTCATTTGCCATCGCAATACTTAACGTGCTTTTCCCTACGTTTTCGTTTGTCGCATAAAATGCAACCATTCTGACTTGCCGCTCCATCTTAATACCCCCCTTTCTTATTTGGATTCGTTCAGATACTGTGCAACATATTCTTTTACATTTTTAGAAATTGGATTGGTTGAATGTTTCTCTACATGGTCTAAAATGTTCTTCTGATCAGATATTTGCGAGAACCCTTCCCCTGGTTGTAATTCCTTCCCTGTTTGTTCTACCTTTTGTCCGACTGCAACAGGAATAACATCTCCAAGTGTCTTCGCACGGTTTAGATATTGAAGTTGTTCGGGTGAAACAGCCAATGTATATAAGCGGGTTACCTTCGGCTTTTGTTTTCCTTCTTGTTCCTCTTTTGATTCTTTCTTTTCTAACACGAATGCATCTTCTGTATTACTATCTTTTGCTGCCGTAACACGTACACGTTGGAAAAGACCACCGAATACAACCTTCTCATTGTCTCCTTCTTTCACAACCTGTTTGAAATACAAGTCCACGTATGTGTTAGGAATAATACTATTCCCTGCGCTTGTTTCAAGATCGACGAGTAATGGGAAGGCAACTTCTCCATTTTTTAAATTTAAAATTGCAGAGTCTGGCAACTCTTCTTTCTTTACTACTTTATTTTTGAAGAGATAGCTATTTTCTGTGATGGGTTGCCCATCTTTTGTCCATTTTCCTACAACCTCTTTCTTATTCATACGTAATGCATTGGGTGGAATGGCATCCCCAGGTAATGTGCGTTCAACCAGCATATCCTCTTTAATCTCTGTATGAGCGGGTATATCCTTTGCGGCTACGACAACCTTTGTTGGTTTTACTGCATTCTCCACTGCAAAATGATTGTATCCATAGATACCAGCGACTGTTGCAGCGGCTAGACCTACCGCAGCAATCTGCTTCTTTTGAAACTTAGATGGCTTCAATGTTTGTATTCCTCCTTATGTAGCCTTTAAACGCAAAAAAAGGACACACCTATGGCATAAAGCGCCTTAGGTGTGTCCTTTTAGCTAATCTAAAGTCTATATGAAAATGTTGTATTTATTTTCTTTAATATTACAATTTCAATATTATGATATATACGGTTTTATGTCAATCATTTCTAAAAAATATCTTTTTTTTTCTATTTCAAAGTACATTTTCCACAAAATAAATAACCTTTAAAACATGAAATAAAAGTTCCTTCAGAAGATTTGAAGGAATTTTTGTTTAAATAAATTTATCAATGATTATCAATAGTTATCTCGTTGTAATAGACCTCACTAACCGAATAATGAAAAAATGATTAAACCCGCAGGACCACTTAAATTTCCTGCATTAAACTCTCCGACACGTACTGGAGCTATCGGATTCAAAATATTATAAATTTCTACCGTGTCATCTCCATTATTTGCCACATAAAGAGTGGTTCCTGTAATAGCTAATCCAGCAGGATTAGCTAAATTCCCACCATTAAACTCTCCAACACGTACTGGAGCTATCGGATTCAAAATATCATAAATTTCTACCGTATTATCATCAAAATTTGTTACATAAAGAGTGGTTCCTGTAATTTCTAATCCAGCAGGACCACTTAAATTCCCTGCATTAAACTCTCCGATACGTACTGGAATTATCGGATTAGAAATATTATAAATTTCTACCGTGTTATCTCCATTATTTGCTACATAAAGAGTGGTTCCCGTAATAG comes from Bacillus cereus group sp. RP43 and encodes:
- a CDS encoding ATPase, T2SS/T4P/T4SS family, which codes for MWGYLQGKQVALKRNRVDLYHFGYMIRSKSAKRLGTTTAQQIKDITDEIRAFLVKEHRDILSESFMNKEKRAAVEQIIKSFLLSNQVVISDVPSEQLLNMVCDDIVGFGIIEPLKKDPDVTDIYINGTKEIIYERIGEGECTFPYRFETEEEVKALAYKMVNSTSESLNTAKPYVDCVFPYIRINIALDELGGLGTTITIRKNADHLRASEERMLSTNQASREMLDFLAAAVKAKMNILVAGATGTGKSEFMKYLASHIPKGKKKERTLVVEDNPELYLHRIFPEHHFVPMQCRASEVEENAIDFDRLLTNALRQGPKRLIVGESRGKEALKMLNFFQTGHPGFTSVHARSAKEAVRRLMLMCLQSGANIDAKYLYELISQTFDVIVFLEKKDDGNRYITEMIELLDYKDDIQFNQLSQFIPTGEEYDEMNEKVEKIHGDHIATATMSADMERKFRSSTVNPALYAPFLTQQEVQYA
- a CDS encoding AAA family ATPase, with the translated sequence MERQVRMVAFYATNENVGKSTLSIAMANELAHLGKKVLYVEADQVRPSFAVGTGLSHDSKNILELVRKENEYNLLQYICTKQDLLEKKLNPKLLQKLHDKMDFLVFPSGYNPAQFPEIQNKELFVTTFIVSLVETEYDYIILSVPTELSEVLSYPILYQSDLVVHVLNGNPRGALAIKQELKLIEEAKLTLPRMIHVLNMADENYVEDIEKLSSQKIAVAISYDRDRTSYEWGMQFGSPQINEKVHHIMEAAGFDIPFQHTSSMKKGFFGLRS
- the cpaB gene encoding Flp pilus assembly protein CpaB, which encodes MKPSKFQKKQIAAVGLAAATVAGIYGYNHFAVENAVKPTKVVVAAKDIPAHTEIKEDMLVERTLPGDAIPPNALRMNKKEVVGKWTKDGQPITENSYLFKNKVVKKEELPDSAILNLKNGEVAFPLLVDLETSAGNSIIPNTYVDLYFKQVVKEGDNEKVVFGGLFQRVRVTAAKDSNTEDAFVLEKKESKEEQEGKQKPKVTRLYTLAVSPEQLQYLNRAKTLGDVIPVAVGQKVEQTGKELQPGEGFSQISDQKNILDHVEKHSTNPISKNVKEYVAQYLNESK